The Fragaria vesca subsp. vesca linkage group LG2, FraVesHawaii_1.0, whole genome shotgun sequence genome includes a window with the following:
- the LOC101290928 gene encoding WD repeat-containing protein 26-like encodes MSMEGSCRLGSKGLIKKHEFVRVIIQCLYSIGCGKSASCLELESGIACQSDYFRTLESKILSGNWNGCIDMLNDIKELTEETRATALFLVLKQSLLEYSKCGDDKLALEILRREVPSLQVGREKIHSLAHSILFSKDMEQSKTDNNEVCELRRKLLQELENLLPPPITIPGRRLEHLVETAVLTQIDSCMYHNLSGAVSLYEDHLCSRDQIPTETVQILTEHKNEVWFVQFSHNGEYLASSSSDCTAIIWKVLEDGSLILRHTLQSHLNPVSFVAWSPDDSKLLTCGNGEVLKLWDVETGTCKHTFGDRGFIVSSCAWFPDSKRLVCGSVDPEKGIYMWDCDGNELKAWRGMRMPKIVDLAVTPDGENLISIFSEKEIRIFNVGTNAERVISEDHAITSLSISRDSEFFIVNLNSQEIHMWDVAGKMEKPLKYMGHMQSKYVIRSCFGGANSTFIASGSENTQVYIWNRRNSRPIEVLCGHTMTVNSVSWNLRRPQMLASASDDQTIRIWGSSRSKRTQPKKLS; translated from the exons ATGTCCATGGAGGGTTCGTGTAGGCTCGGGTCAAAAGGCCTAATAAAGAAGCATGAGTTTGTAAGAGTAATAATTCAGTGCCTGTATTCGATTGGATGTGGGAAGTCTGCTTCATGCTTGGAGTTGGAGTCTGGCATTGCTTGCCAGTCTGATTATTTTCGAACGCTGGAATCAAAGATATTGAGTGGAAATTGGAATGGTTGTATTGATATGCTTAATGACATTAAGGAGTTGACTGAAGAAACAAGAGCTACTGCTTTGTTTCTAGTATTGAAACAGTCACTGCTGGAATATTCGAAGTGTGGGGATGACAAGTTGGCTTTAGAAATTTTGCGGAGAGAGGTTCCATCATTACAGGTGGGCAGAGAAAAGATTCACAGCCTTGCTCACAGTATCCTTTTCTCGAAGGATATGGAGCAGAGTAAGACAGACAACAATGAGGTCTGTGAATTGCGAAGAAAGCTGTTGCAAGAATTGGAAAATTTGCTTCCTCCACCAATTACAATACCTGGGCGAAGGTTGGAACATCTGGTTGAAACTGCTGTTTTGACCCAGATTGATTCATGTATGTATCATAATTTATCGGGTGCTGTTTCACTATATGAGGACCATTTGTGCAGTAGGGATCAGATTCCTACTGAGACTGTACAG ATTTTGACTGAACATAAGAACGAAGTCTGGTTTGTACAATTCTCTCATAACGGGGAGTACTTAGCTTCATCATCAAGTGATTGCACAGCCATCATATGGAAG GTGCTAGAAGATGGCAGCCTGATATTAAGACATACCCTGCAGAGCCACCTTAATCCAGTATCCTTTGTGGCATGGAGCCCTGATGACTCAAAGTTGCTTACATGTGGAAATGGTGAAGTCCTCAAGCTATGGGACGTGGAAACAGGTACATGCAAGCATACATTTGGAGATCGTGGCTTCATTGTCAGCTCATGTGCTTGGTTTCCCGACTCAAAGCGACTTGTGTGTGGCAGTGTCGACCCTGAAAAAGGTATCTACATGTGGGATTGTGACGGCAACGAGTTAAAAGCATGGAGAGGCATGAGGATGCCCAAGATTGTAGATCTTGCTGTGACACCAGATGGGGAAAATCTTATCAGCATTTTCTCTGAAAAAGAAATTCGGATTTTTAATGTGGGAACAAATGCTGAGCGAGTTATCTCCGAAGACCATGCTATCACGTCCCTCTCAATTTCTAGAGATAGTGAGTTCTTTATCGTCAACCTCAATAGCCAGGAGATCCATATGTGGGATGTTGCTGGGAAAATGGAGAAGCCACTAAAGTATATGGGTCATATGCAGAGCAAGTACGTGATACGCTCCTGCTTTGGTGGAGCGAATAGTACATTTATTGCCAGCGGGAGTGAGAACACACAG GTCTACATTTGGAATCGGCGAAACTCTAGGCCAATTGAGGTTCTGTGTGGGCATACAATGACTGTGAACTCTGTGAGTTGGAATCTTAGGAGACCTCAAATGCTGGCATCGGCTAGTGATGATCAAACTATTCGTATATGGGGATCTAGTCGATCTAAAAGGACTCAACCCAAGAAACTGAGTTGA
- the LOC101315408 gene encoding uncharacterized protein LOC101315408: protein MKSDLMMTGASPPSDQSTSPAEKHHCRNVVSLIVGREISPRAKRLPRRRWGETPKVKAGSSSTGPEWQATIDAKRGLLSWVEAESLQHLSARYCDLVPPPRSTIAAAFSPDGRTVASTHGDHTVKIIDCQTGRCLKVLSGHRRTPWVVRFHPSRPEIIASGGLDHEVRLWDLNTSECIGSRDFYRPIASIAFHATGELLVVASGHKVYIWNYKKQQSSPDIVLKTWRSLRAVHFHPQAAPFLLTAEVNDHDSSDSLMTPATSSGYLQYPSPAVFLANVHSSERLSLAAELPQMSLPFFFVSPSVDGPRTEMQGDGHVGSSNMQVASASRQFESDANATEQRDSTVSPMEAFPSVPSFSHLNDAMETDEMQSVGRSQHENSTNVDNAIDRLPENVSNPLQFAEPRQLRHMFPYRDPAFWELPFLQGWLTGQSQASFPAMVPLNGAGLDTLAQHNVPSNLAPLVAPSSAMRGSTSLSGVSGRAGLQFRFSVPESGDSAAILNALHDGNEAQPIVSRIHSEITTSLAATAAAELPCTVKLRIWSHDITNPSAPLNAERCRLTIPHAVLCSEMGTHFSPCGRYLAACVACMLPDMEAEPGLQSVVHQDSRIATSPTRHPISAHQVIYELRIYSLEKATFGSPLASRAIRAAHCLTSIQFSPTSEHILIAYGRRHGSLLKSIVIDGESTVPIYTVLEIYRVSDMELVRVLPSADDEVNVACFHPFAGGGLAYGTKEGKLRVLHFDSAHGGNCFTEDNMAVLV, encoded by the exons ATGAAGTCCGATCTTATGATGACCGGAGCTTCACCGCCGTCCGATCAGTCCACGTCGCCGGCCGAAAAGCATCACTGCAG AAATGTGGTCAGCTTGATAGTAGGGAGAGAAATTTCTCCTCGAGCAAAACGCTTGCCTAGAAGACGGTGGGGAGAAACTCCTAAAGTGAAAGCTGGTTCCTCTTCCACTGGCCCTGAGTGGCAAGCAACAATAGATGCTAAACGTGGCCTTCTTTCATG GGTTGAAGCAGAGTCACTACAACATTTGTCAGCGAGGTACTGTGATTTAGTGCCTCCTCCGAGGTCAACCATTGCTGCAGCATTTAGTCCCGATGGAAGAACGGTTGCTTCTACACA TGGTGATCACACTGTAAAGATAATTGATTGCCAAACTGGAAGGTGCTTGAAAGTTCTGAGTGGCCATAGGAGGACACCGTGGGTG GTGAGGTTCCACCCTTCACGACCAGAAATAATTGCTAGTGGGGGTTTGGATCACGAAGTTCGCCTATGGGATCTAAACACATCTGAGTGTATAGGATCACGTGATTTCT ATCGACCTATTGCATCCATAGCCTTTCATGCGACAGGGGAACTCCTAGTTGTTGCATCAGGACACAAG GTGTATATATGGAACTACAAAAAGCAGCAGTCCTCTCCAGACATTGTATTGAAAACATGGCGTTCACTTAGAGCAGTGCATTTTCACCCCCAAGCTGCTCCGTTTCTTCTAACTGCTGAG GTCAATGATCATGACTCTTCAGATTCCTTGATGACACCAGCAACATCTTCGGGATACTTGCAATATCCTTCTCCTGCTGTTTTCTTGGCAAACGTCCATTCTAGTGAACGCCTTAGTTTGGCTGCTGAACTGCCACAAATGTCTTTGCCTTTCTTCTTTGTGTCACCGTCTGTAGATGGTCCAAGAACAGAAATGCAGGGTGATGGGCATGTTGGTTCAAGTAACATGCAAGTCGCATCTGCCTCACGCCAGTTTGAATCAGATGCAAATGCAACAGAGCAGAGGGATAGCACAGTTTCTCCCATGGAGGCATTTCCATCAGTTCCATCTTTTTCTCATCTCAACGATGCAATGGAGACTGATGAAATGCAGTCTGTAGGGAGAAGCCAGCATGAAAACTCTACCAATGTAGATAATGCTATTGATAGACTACCTGAAAATGTATCAAATCCTCTTCAATTTGCTGAACCTCGGCAACTTCGTCATATGTTTCCTTATAGAGATCCAGCATTTTGGGAGCTTCCTTTTCTCCAGGGATGGTTAACGGGTCAGAGCCAAGCCAGTTTTCCCGCAATGGTTCCCCTTAATGGTGCTGGGCTTGACACTTTAGCCCAACATAATGTTCCTTCTAATTTAGCACCACTTGTGGCACCTTCTTCAGCAATGCGAGGAAGCACCAGCTTATCTGGGGTTTCTGGAAGAGCTGGTTTGCAATTTCGCTTCTCAGTACCGGAATCTGGGGATAGTGCCGCTATCTTAAACGCCCTGCATGATGGGAATGAAGCTCAGCCCATTGTTAGCAGAATCCATTCTGAAATTACTACATCACTGGCTGCTACAGCAGCTGCAGAGTTACCATGCACTGTGAAACTAAGAATATGGTCGCATGACATAACAAATCCTTCTGCTCCACTCAATGCTGAACGATGCCGCTTAACCATTCCCCATGCTGTTCTTTGCAG CGAAATGGGCACTCATTTCTCTCCTTGTGGGAGATACTTAGCTGCCTGTGTTGCATGCATGCTTCCTGATATGGAAGCTGAACCTGGACTGCAAAGTGTAGTCCATCAAGATTCTAGAATTGCAACATCCCCAACCCGGCATCCAATCTCAGCACATCAAGTCATCTATGAGCTTCGCATATATTCACTTGAGAAGGCAAC ATTTGGTTCACCACTTGCTTCCCGAGCTATCAGAGCTGCACATTGTTTGACTTCGATTCAG TTCTCACCCACGTCTGAGCATATATTAATTGCTTATGGTCGACGCCATGGTTCTCTTCTTAAAAGTATTGTCATTGATGGTGAATCAACAGTACCTATTTACACTGTTCTTGAG ATCTACAGAGTTTCAGATATGGAACTTGTGAGAGTACTTCCTAGTGCAGATGATGAGGTTAATGTTGCTTGCTTTCATCCGTTTGCTGGTGGTGGTCTGGCTTATGGAACCAAG GAAGGGAAGCTTAGAGTCCTCCACTTTGATAGTGCTCACGGTGGAAACTGCTTTACAGAGGATAATATGGCTGTCCTGGTATAG